In the Brassica napus cultivar Da-Ae chromosome A7, Da-Ae, whole genome shotgun sequence genome, one interval contains:
- the LOC106356741 gene encoding fatty acyl-CoA reductase 6, chloroplastic isoform X1 — MAMTTNLLATSKAVKLHGVRFFSSFLSRPNHFLACRLPQSITRRVQTSCCYRETSYKAVSPEPEPNSVSDGVGIIRFLKGKTYLITGATGFLGKVLIEKLLRASPDIGKIFILIKSKDQESANKRLYDEIITSDLFNHLKQMHGRSYEEFMKSKLIPIIGDIGEDNLGIGSEIAANISGEIDVVISCAGRTTFDDRYDLALNVNALGPGRLLSFAKDCKKLKLFLHISTAYVTGKKEGTVLETPLCIGKNITSDLNIEHELKLASEAVRKLHGSGEIKKLKELGIQRAQHYGWENTYTFTKAMGETLIQTMREDAPVVIIRPSIIESSYKEPFPGWLQGIRMTDPMILAYGKGQISGFWGDSQSFLDIIPVDMVVNATIAAMAKHGCGNSDLKVYNVTSSSHAHPLRAGEYMDLCYQHLCDFPLTVIDLARWKFHSSLDGFTSSVFDIIAKQERGTKNEGGEAEESHTTLSFKGKRILDYFVSLARTYEPYTFFQARFDDTNTRSLIQEMSIEEIEMFEFDIKSIDWEHYIVNVHLPGLKRESLKERSN, encoded by the exons aTGGCAATGACAACAAATCTGCTGGCCACAAGCAAGGCCGTCAAGTTGCATGGTGTCCgcttcttctcctctttccTCAGCAGACCGAACCACTTCTTGGCTTGTCGTTTGCCACAGTCGATCACACGTAGAGTCCAAACTTCTTGTTGCTATCGTGAAACATCGTACAAAGCTGTATCGCCTGAGCCAGAACCAAATAGTGTCAGTGATGGAGTTGGAATCATCCGTTTCTTGAAAGGAAAAACCTATCTTATTACCGGTGCAACTGGTTTTCTTGGTAAAG TGCTGATTGAGAAATTATTGAGGGCAAGTCCTGATATTGGGAAGATATTCATTCTGATAAAATCCAAGGATCAAGAATCAGCCAACAAGAGACTCTATGATGAG ATCATAACCTCGGATCTGTTCAATCATTTGAAGCAAATGCATGGGAGATCTTATGAAGAATTTATGAAAAGCAAGTTGATTCCAATAATTGGAGACATAGGAGAAGACAATCTGGGGATCGGCTCTGAAATAGCAGCCAATATTAGTGGCGAGATTGATGTCGTTATCAGCTGTGCAGGTCGCACGACATTTGACGACAG ATACGACCTTGCTTTAAATGTCAACGCTCTTGGACCTGGTCGGCTCTTGAGCTTTGCCAAAGACTGCAAGAAACTGAAACTGTTTCTCCATATCTCAACTG CTTATGTGACTGGCAAGAAAGAGGGAACAGTACTAGAGACTCCTCTCTGCATTGGAAAAAACATAACTTCTGACTTGAACATCGAACATGAGCTGAAATTAGCTTCAGAAGCTGTGAGAAAGTTGCATGGCAGTGGAGaaatcaagaagctgaaagaactTGGTATCCAAAG aGCTCAGCACTACGGCTGGGAAAACACTTACACGTTCACAAAAGCAATGGGTGAGACATTAATCCAAACCATGCGAGAAGATGCGCCTGTAGTGATCATAAGGCCTAGTATTATAGAAAGCTCTTACAAGGAGCCTTTCCCTGGCTGGCTCCAAGGAATAAG GATGACTGATCCAATGATCTTGGCCTATGGTAAAGGCCAAATTTCTGGCTTCTGGGGAGATTCTCAATCTTTTTTGGACATTATACCTGTTGATATGGTTGTGAACGCAACAATAGCAGCAATGGCAAAGCATGGTTGTGGAAACTCCGATCTCAAAGTTTACAATGTCACTTCTTCATCTCATGCGCATCCCCTACGAGCTGGCGAGTATATGGACCTCTGTTATCAACATTTGTGTGACTTTCCATTGACAGTAATAGACTTAGCGCGATGGAAATTCCACAGTTCCTTAGATGGTTTCACCTCCTCTGTATTCGACATAATAGCAAAACAGGAAAGAGGAACTAAGAATGAAGGTGGCGAAGCAGAAGAGTCACATACCACATTGAGCTTCAAGGGAAAAAGGATACTAGACTATTTTGTGTCCCTAGCAAGAACATATGAGCCTTACACGTTCTTTCAAGCTCG GTTTGATGACACCAATACAAGGAGTCTTATTCAGGAGATGTCAATTGAAGAGATAGAGATGTTTGAGTTTGATATCAAAAGCATTGACTGGGAGCATTACATTGTGAACGTTCATCTTCCAGGTCTCAAAAGGGAATCTTTGAAGGAAAGATCAAATTAA
- the LOC106445903 gene encoding 50S ribosomal protein 5, chloroplastic-like — translation MALLCFNSLAPLPSLSSSSSPRLQLSSLASSVFILKPNIIESKNRVSLSGYNLSNSHGRAAIVKAVASGVDGAEPEEPPKTVVSVDKLLLESKEAKEKQLLEQRMKMKLAKKIRLHRKRLVRKRKLRKKGR, via the exons ATGGCTCTTCTTTGTTTCAATTCTCTCGCtcctctcccttctctctcttcttcatcttctccaaggCTTCAACTTTCGTCATTAGCTTCATCAG TTTTCATCCTTAAACCCAACATCATCGAGTCAAAGAACAGAGTCTCACTTAGTGGTTACAACTTGAGCAATAGCCATGGAAGAGCAGCAATTGTGAAGGCAGTTGCTTCTGGCGTGGACGGAGCTGAGCCCGAGGAACCACCTAAGACTGTTGTCTCAGTGGACAAACTACTGTTGGAATCAAAAGAAGCTAAAGAGAAGCAACTGCTGGAACagaggatgaagatgaagcTGGCCAAGAAGATTAGGCTACACAGGAAACGTCTAGTTCGTAAGCGTAAGTTGAGGAAGAAGGGTCGATAG
- the LOC106356741 gene encoding fatty acyl-CoA reductase 6, chloroplastic isoform X3 translates to MAMTTNLLATSKAVKLHGVRFFSSFLSRPNHFLACRLPQSITRRVQTSCCYRETSYKAVSPEPEPNSVSDGVGIIRFLKGKTYLITGATGFLGKVLIEKLLRASPDIGKIFILIKSKDQESANKRLYDEIITSDLFNHLKQMHGRSYEEFMKSKLIPIIGDIGEDNLGIGSEIAANISGEIDVVISCAGRTTFDDRYDLALNVNALGPGRLLSFAKDCKKLKLFLHISTAYVTGKKEGTVLETPLCIGKNITSDLNIEHELKLASEAVRKLHGSGEIKKLKELGIQRAQHYGWENTYTFTKAMGETLIQTMREDAPVVIIRPSIIESSYKEPFPGWLQGIRMTDPMILAYGKGQISGFWGDSQSFLDIIPVDMVVNATIAAMAKHGCGNSDLKVYNVTSSSHAHPLRAGEYMDLCYQHLCDFPLTVIDLARWKFHSSLDGFTSSVFDIIAKQERGTKNEGGEAEESHTTLSFKGKRILDYFVSLARTYEPYTFFQARILGLMTPIQGVLFRRCQLKR, encoded by the exons aTGGCAATGACAACAAATCTGCTGGCCACAAGCAAGGCCGTCAAGTTGCATGGTGTCCgcttcttctcctctttccTCAGCAGACCGAACCACTTCTTGGCTTGTCGTTTGCCACAGTCGATCACACGTAGAGTCCAAACTTCTTGTTGCTATCGTGAAACATCGTACAAAGCTGTATCGCCTGAGCCAGAACCAAATAGTGTCAGTGATGGAGTTGGAATCATCCGTTTCTTGAAAGGAAAAACCTATCTTATTACCGGTGCAACTGGTTTTCTTGGTAAAG TGCTGATTGAGAAATTATTGAGGGCAAGTCCTGATATTGGGAAGATATTCATTCTGATAAAATCCAAGGATCAAGAATCAGCCAACAAGAGACTCTATGATGAG ATCATAACCTCGGATCTGTTCAATCATTTGAAGCAAATGCATGGGAGATCTTATGAAGAATTTATGAAAAGCAAGTTGATTCCAATAATTGGAGACATAGGAGAAGACAATCTGGGGATCGGCTCTGAAATAGCAGCCAATATTAGTGGCGAGATTGATGTCGTTATCAGCTGTGCAGGTCGCACGACATTTGACGACAG ATACGACCTTGCTTTAAATGTCAACGCTCTTGGACCTGGTCGGCTCTTGAGCTTTGCCAAAGACTGCAAGAAACTGAAACTGTTTCTCCATATCTCAACTG CTTATGTGACTGGCAAGAAAGAGGGAACAGTACTAGAGACTCCTCTCTGCATTGGAAAAAACATAACTTCTGACTTGAACATCGAACATGAGCTGAAATTAGCTTCAGAAGCTGTGAGAAAGTTGCATGGCAGTGGAGaaatcaagaagctgaaagaactTGGTATCCAAAG aGCTCAGCACTACGGCTGGGAAAACACTTACACGTTCACAAAAGCAATGGGTGAGACATTAATCCAAACCATGCGAGAAGATGCGCCTGTAGTGATCATAAGGCCTAGTATTATAGAAAGCTCTTACAAGGAGCCTTTCCCTGGCTGGCTCCAAGGAATAAG GATGACTGATCCAATGATCTTGGCCTATGGTAAAGGCCAAATTTCTGGCTTCTGGGGAGATTCTCAATCTTTTTTGGACATTATACCTGTTGATATGGTTGTGAACGCAACAATAGCAGCAATGGCAAAGCATGGTTGTGGAAACTCCGATCTCAAAGTTTACAATGTCACTTCTTCATCTCATGCGCATCCCCTACGAGCTGGCGAGTATATGGACCTCTGTTATCAACATTTGTGTGACTTTCCATTGACAGTAATAGACTTAGCGCGATGGAAATTCCACAGTTCCTTAGATGGTTTCACCTCCTCTGTATTCGACATAATAGCAAAACAGGAAAGAGGAACTAAGAATGAAGGTGGCGAAGCAGAAGAGTCACATACCACATTGAGCTTCAAGGGAAAAAGGATACTAGACTATTTTGTGTCCCTAGCAAGAACATATGAGCCTTACACGTTCTTTCAAGCTCG CATCCTAGGTTTGATGACACCAATACAAGGAGTCTTATTCAGGAGATGTCAATTGAAGAGATAG
- the BNAA07G16970D gene encoding uncharacterized protein BNAA07G16970D, translating into MTAKKNKLENLLSPSSSWRENHNPPRRNSNSSVVSSGCLPGFFNLFLSTFNFSSNRRKSITLGSKKQEHRTVVYAPPEDTTNGDGRGKVEPPLPRNEGVEEDAARVSLVGALEKCDRDLEELRRTINVIKTTYLLHKKLEVSPPKARTGDVVVGMQTNNNTKTTIHETDTNTTMFSTMMNDHEYKGNNINLVTKPDHNDVISKRTIDTRCTLPLVVRKMRSRSLMDSVNQVCDDLVSGQRREVGKIGLALHDHICRDLITEIVGELCFSHYDNNKCHKPAVDSADGHDKGSGRRHIRRGSTNSLPLDACRRRLVF; encoded by the exons ATGACTGCGAAGAAGAATAAACTTGAGAACTTGCTTTCTCCTTCATCTTCATGGCGGGAAAACCATAATCCTCCTCGGAGAAACTCAAACTCCTCTGTCGTTTCCTCTGGCTGCCTCCCGGGATTCTTCAACCTCTTTCTATCAACCTTCAACTTCTCCTCCAACCGCCGCAAATCCATCACTTTAGGCTCAAAGAAACAAGAACATAGAACAGTCGTCTACGCTCCTCCGGAAGACACAACAAATGGAGACGGTAGAGGGAAGGTCGAGCCGCCGCTTCCACGCAACGAAGGAGTGGAGGAAGATGCAGCGAGGGTGAGTCTTGTCGGAGCGTTAGAGAAATGTGACCGGGACTTAGAGGAGCTCCGGAGAACCATCAACGTCATCAAAACCACTTACCTTCTTCACAAGAAACTTGAGGTTTCACCACCAAAGGCGCGTACCG GAGATGTCGTCGTGGGGATGCAAACAAATAATAACACGAAGACGACAATACACGAAACAGACACGAACACAACAATGTTCTCGACGATGATGAACGATCACGAGTACAAAGGCAACAACATTAATCTAGTCACTAAACCCGATCATAATGACGTCATTTCCAAGAGAACGATAGATACACGTTGCACATTGCCACTTGTGGTGCGGAAGATGAGATCACGGAGCTTGATGGACAGCGTGAACCAGGTTTGTGATGACTTGGTATCTGGTCAACGAAGAGAGGTTGGTAAGATCGGTTTGGCCCTTCATGACCACATCTGTCGGGATTTAATCACAGAGATCGTTGGCGAGCTCTGCTTCTCCCACTACGACAACAACAAGTGTCATAAACCAGCGGTTGATTCTGCTGATGGTCATGACAAAGGAAGTGGACGCCGACACATCCGACGTGGTAGTACCAACTCACTCCCGCTCGACGCATGTCGAAGAAGATTAGTGTTTTGA
- the LOC106449472 gene encoding ABSCISIC ACID-INSENSITIVE 5-like protein 2, with product MDSQRVIVEDPKSQFLNRQQGSSLYTLTLDEVQTHLGSSGKSLGSMNLDELLNEGLSRQGSLALPRDLSKKTVDEVWKDIQQDNKNGGSAHERRDKQGALGEMTLEDLLLKAGVVAETIPGSNHDDPGGAAGLAPWVQYHQLPSMTQPRSFLPYLVADMQVMVSQASLMGGLSDTQTPGRKRVASGEVVEKIVERKQKRMIKNRESAARSRARKQAYTHELEIKVSRLEEENERLRRQKEVEKILPSSPPPDPKRQLRRTSSAPF from the exons ATGGATTCTCAGAGGGTTATTGTTGAAGACCCTAAATCTCAGTTCTTGAATAGGCAGCAAGGCTCCTCTCTCTATACCTTAACACTCGACGAGGTCCAAACCCACTTGGGTAGTTCTGGTAAATCACTTGGAAGCATGAATCTTGACGAGCTTCTCAACGAGGGTCTCTCTCGTCAGGGGAGTTTGGCTTTGCCGCGTGATCTCAGCAAGAAGACTGTTGATGAGGTCTGGAAAGACATTCAGCAGGATAATAAGAATGGTGGGAGTGCTCACGAGAGGAGAGACAAGCAGGGTGCGCTTGGGGAGATGACGCTTGAGGACTTGTTGTTGAAAGCAGGTGTTGTGGCTGAGACTATCCCTGGTTCGAACCATGACGATCCTGGTGGTGCTGCTGGTTTAGCTCCATGGGTTCAGTATCATCAGCTTCCGTCAATGACACAGCCTCGGTCATTCTTGCCATATCTGGTTGCAGACATGCAAGTGATGGTGTCTCAGGCTTCTTTGATGGGTGGTTTGTCAGATACGCAAACTCCAGGAAGGAAGAGGGTGGCGTCAGGAGAAGTTGTGGAGAAGATTGTTGAGAGGAAGCAGAAGAGAATGATTAAGAACAGAGAGTCTGCAGCTCGTTCTCGAGCTAGGAAACAG GCTTACACTCATGAGCTAGAGATCAAAGTTTCACGGTTAGAAGAGGAAAACGAAAGACTCAGGAGGCAAAAG GAGGTAGAGAAGATACTCCCAAGTTCACCACCGCCTGATCCCAAGCGGCAGCTCAGACGAACAAGCTCAGCTCCTTTCTGA
- the LOC106445900 gene encoding calmodulin-2 codes for MADQLTDDQISEFKEAFSLFDKDGDGCITTKELGTVMRSLGQNPTEAELQDMINEVDADGNGTIDFPEFLNLMARKMKDTDSEEELKEAFRVFDKDQNGFISAAELRHVMTNLGEKLTDEEVDEMIKEADVDGDGQINYEEFVKVMMAK; via the exons aTGGCGGATCAACTCACCGACGATCAGATCTCTGAATTCAAGGAAGCCTTCAGCTTATTCGACAAGGATGGTGACG GTTGCATTACCACCAAGGAGCTGGGAACTGTGATGCGTTCTCTAGGACAGAACCCAACCGAAGCAGAGCTTCAAGACATGATCAATGAAGTTGACGCTGATGGTAACGGCACCATTGATTTCCCCGAGTTCTTGAACCTCATGGCCCGTAAGATGAAGGACACCGACTCCGAGGAAGAGCTCAAGGAGGCATTCCGGGTGTTTGACAAGGACCAGAACGGTTTCATCTCAGCCGCTGAGCTCCGTCATGTGATGACAAACTTAGGTGAGAAGCTCACTGACGAAGAGGTCGATGAGATGATCAAGGAAGCTGATGTTGATGGTGATGGCCAGATTAACTATGAGGAGTTTGTCAAGGTCATGATGGCTAAGTGA
- the LOC106445899 gene encoding uncharacterized protein LOC106445899: protein MATMSKSQRTKPSPGSHRLVLLLIVFAFLLLLSSVISTGKLGLPYQQTLIDYFATTPRGKRQHTLSDKYLYWGNRIDCPGKNCETCAGLGHQESSLRCALEEALFLNRTFVMPSGMCINPTHNKKGILDRSDDKATEEGWVGSSCAMDSLYDIDLISEKIPVILDDSKTWHLVLSTSMKLGGRGIAHVYGVSRHRLTESHYSNLLIINRTASPLAWFVECKDRGNRSNVMLPYSFLPNMAAPSLRKAAEKIKAQLGDYDAIHVRRGDKLKTRKDRFGVERIQFPHLDRDTRPEFILRRIEKKIPRGRTLFIGSNERTPGFFSPLAVRYKLAYSSNFSEVLDPIIKNNYQLFMVERLVMMGAKTFFKTFKEYETDLTLTDDPKKNKNWEIPVYTMEDERKESVS from the exons ATGGCGACAATGAGCAAATCTCAGAGGACCAAACCCTCTCCTGGATCCCACCGTCTCGTTCTGCTACTCATCGTCTTCGcattcctcctcctcctctcctccGTGATCTCTACCGGAAAATTAGGCTTACCGTATCAACAGACCCTAATCGATTACTTCGCGACAACTCCTCGCGGCAAGAGACAACACACTCTCTCGGACAAGTACTTGTACTGGGGAAACAGAATCGATTGTCCTGGGAAGAACTGCGAGACTTGTGCTGGCTTAGGTCATCAAGAATCTAGCCTAAGGTGTGCGCTTGAAGAAGCCTTGTTCCTCAACAG GACCTTTGTAATGCCTTCTGGAATGTGCATCAATCCAACGCATAATAAGAAAGGTATACTTGATCGGTCTGATGACAAAGCTACTGAGGAAGG TTGGGTAGGGAGCTCTTGTGCAATGGACTCTTTGTATGACATTGACCTCATATCTGAGAAGATACCTGTGATACTGGACGACTCCAAGACATGGCATCTTGTTCTATCCACAAGCATGAAGCTGGGGGGAAGAGGGATTGCGCATGTTTATGGAGTCAGTCGTCATAGGCTGACGGAGAGTCACTACTCTAATCTCTTGATTATTAACCGAACTGCAAGTCCTCTTGCATG gttCGTTGAGTGCAAAGATAGAGGCAACCGTAGCAACGTCATGCTTCCTTACTCCTTTCTCCCTAATATGGCAGCTCCAAGTTTGAGAAAAGCCGCAGAAAAG ATAAAAGCACAACTCGGTGATTATGATGCTATCCACGTTCGCCGAGGGGACAAACTGAAAACAAGAAAAGACAGGTTCGGTGTTGAGAGGATTCAGTTTCCTCATCTGGACAGAGATACAAGACCAGAGTTTATCCTTCGCAGGATAGAGAAGAAGATCCCACGTGGGAGAACACTTTTCATTGGTTCTAATGAGAGAACGCCTGGATTCTTCTCTCCTCTAGCCGTCAG GTACAAACTGGCTTACTCATCTAATTTTAGCGAGGTTCTGGATCCTATAATCAAGAATAACTACCAATTATTCATGGTGGAGAGACTGGTTATGATGGGAGCCAAAACATTCTTCAAAACATTTAAAGAGTATGAAACGGATCTGACCTTAACTGATGATCCCAAGAAGAACAAGAACTGGGAGATACCAGTGTACACCATGGAGGATGAAAGAAAAGAATCAGTAAGCTAA
- the LOC106356741 gene encoding fatty acyl-CoA reductase 6, chloroplastic isoform X2, which translates to MAMTTNLLATSKAVKLHGVRFFSSFLSRPNHFLACRLPQSITRRVQTSCCYRETSYKAVSPEPEPNSVSDGVGIIRFLKGKTYLITGATGFLVLIEKLLRASPDIGKIFILIKSKDQESANKRLYDEIITSDLFNHLKQMHGRSYEEFMKSKLIPIIGDIGEDNLGIGSEIAANISGEIDVVISCAGRTTFDDRYDLALNVNALGPGRLLSFAKDCKKLKLFLHISTAYVTGKKEGTVLETPLCIGKNITSDLNIEHELKLASEAVRKLHGSGEIKKLKELGIQRAQHYGWENTYTFTKAMGETLIQTMREDAPVVIIRPSIIESSYKEPFPGWLQGIRMTDPMILAYGKGQISGFWGDSQSFLDIIPVDMVVNATIAAMAKHGCGNSDLKVYNVTSSSHAHPLRAGEYMDLCYQHLCDFPLTVIDLARWKFHSSLDGFTSSVFDIIAKQERGTKNEGGEAEESHTTLSFKGKRILDYFVSLARTYEPYTFFQARFDDTNTRSLIQEMSIEEIEMFEFDIKSIDWEHYIVNVHLPGLKRESLKERSN; encoded by the exons aTGGCAATGACAACAAATCTGCTGGCCACAAGCAAGGCCGTCAAGTTGCATGGTGTCCgcttcttctcctctttccTCAGCAGACCGAACCACTTCTTGGCTTGTCGTTTGCCACAGTCGATCACACGTAGAGTCCAAACTTCTTGTTGCTATCGTGAAACATCGTACAAAGCTGTATCGCCTGAGCCAGAACCAAATAGTGTCAGTGATGGAGTTGGAATCATCCGTTTCTTGAAAGGAAAAACCTATCTTATTACCGGTGCAACTGGTTTTCTTG TGCTGATTGAGAAATTATTGAGGGCAAGTCCTGATATTGGGAAGATATTCATTCTGATAAAATCCAAGGATCAAGAATCAGCCAACAAGAGACTCTATGATGAG ATCATAACCTCGGATCTGTTCAATCATTTGAAGCAAATGCATGGGAGATCTTATGAAGAATTTATGAAAAGCAAGTTGATTCCAATAATTGGAGACATAGGAGAAGACAATCTGGGGATCGGCTCTGAAATAGCAGCCAATATTAGTGGCGAGATTGATGTCGTTATCAGCTGTGCAGGTCGCACGACATTTGACGACAG ATACGACCTTGCTTTAAATGTCAACGCTCTTGGACCTGGTCGGCTCTTGAGCTTTGCCAAAGACTGCAAGAAACTGAAACTGTTTCTCCATATCTCAACTG CTTATGTGACTGGCAAGAAAGAGGGAACAGTACTAGAGACTCCTCTCTGCATTGGAAAAAACATAACTTCTGACTTGAACATCGAACATGAGCTGAAATTAGCTTCAGAAGCTGTGAGAAAGTTGCATGGCAGTGGAGaaatcaagaagctgaaagaactTGGTATCCAAAG aGCTCAGCACTACGGCTGGGAAAACACTTACACGTTCACAAAAGCAATGGGTGAGACATTAATCCAAACCATGCGAGAAGATGCGCCTGTAGTGATCATAAGGCCTAGTATTATAGAAAGCTCTTACAAGGAGCCTTTCCCTGGCTGGCTCCAAGGAATAAG GATGACTGATCCAATGATCTTGGCCTATGGTAAAGGCCAAATTTCTGGCTTCTGGGGAGATTCTCAATCTTTTTTGGACATTATACCTGTTGATATGGTTGTGAACGCAACAATAGCAGCAATGGCAAAGCATGGTTGTGGAAACTCCGATCTCAAAGTTTACAATGTCACTTCTTCATCTCATGCGCATCCCCTACGAGCTGGCGAGTATATGGACCTCTGTTATCAACATTTGTGTGACTTTCCATTGACAGTAATAGACTTAGCGCGATGGAAATTCCACAGTTCCTTAGATGGTTTCACCTCCTCTGTATTCGACATAATAGCAAAACAGGAAAGAGGAACTAAGAATGAAGGTGGCGAAGCAGAAGAGTCACATACCACATTGAGCTTCAAGGGAAAAAGGATACTAGACTATTTTGTGTCCCTAGCAAGAACATATGAGCCTTACACGTTCTTTCAAGCTCG GTTTGATGACACCAATACAAGGAGTCTTATTCAGGAGATGTCAATTGAAGAGATAGAGATGTTTGAGTTTGATATCAAAAGCATTGACTGGGAGCATTACATTGTGAACGTTCATCTTCCAGGTCTCAAAAGGGAATCTTTGAAGGAAAGATCAAATTAA